One Thiocapsa sp. genomic window carries:
- a CDS encoding low-complexity protein encodes MNKKTITPAAALVGAAIVGSLGAFGIAQATDNPFAAQPLDSGYTQLAGADTEGKCGEGKCGGAKDAEGKCGEGKCGADKGTEGKCGEGKCGADKGKDGASGSAT; translated from the coding sequence ATGAACAAGAAAACCATCACGCCCGCCGCCGCCCTTGTCGGTGCCGCCATCGTCGGCAGCCTCGGCGCCTTCGGCATTGCCCAAGCCACGGACAACCCGTTCGCGGCTCAGCCGCTCGACTCAGGCTATACGCAGCTCGCCGGTGCCGACACCGAAGGCAAATGCGGAGAAGGTAAATGCGGCGGGGCCAAGGATGCGGAAGGCAAATGCGGCGAGGGCAAATGCGGCGCCGACAAGGGCACCGAAGGTAAGTGCGGCGAAGGCAAGTGCGGCGCCGACAAGGGCAAAGACGGCGCATCCGGCAGCGCCACCTAA
- the nhaR gene encoding transcriptional activator NhaR produces the protein MPNLNMKHLRYFWAVATHGSIARASEVLHLTPQTISGQLRELEDQIGAKLFGKSGRNLALTESGQVVFSYADEIFRLTGELQDVVSGRPPASGITFRVGIAMVVPKLLAYRVLAPVLALPEPVRLVCHEAPLTDLLADLSVHKLDLVLADSPVNPALNIRAYNHVLGESGISFFAVPELAARHRDDFPRSLNGAPMLMPTASSSLYRALEHWLERHDVKPRVVAEFEDRALMKVFGEAGAGIFTTPTAVEQDILAKYGVALIARVDEVKERYYAISAERHIKHPAVSTITESARHDLFGLRG, from the coding sequence ATGCCGAACCTGAACATGAAGCACCTGCGCTACTTTTGGGCCGTAGCGACGCACGGGTCCATCGCCCGCGCCTCGGAGGTATTGCACCTCACGCCCCAGACCATCAGCGGTCAGCTGCGCGAGCTCGAAGATCAAATCGGGGCCAAGCTGTTCGGCAAATCGGGACGCAATCTCGCCCTGACCGAAAGCGGACAGGTGGTGTTCTCCTATGCCGACGAGATCTTCAGGCTAACGGGCGAGCTGCAGGACGTGGTGTCGGGCCGCCCGCCGGCCTCCGGCATCACCTTCAGGGTCGGAATCGCCATGGTCGTGCCCAAGCTGCTCGCCTATCGCGTCTTGGCGCCCGTGCTGGCGCTCCCGGAGCCGGTGCGCCTGGTCTGTCACGAAGCACCCCTGACCGACCTCTTGGCCGATCTCTCGGTGCACAAGCTCGACCTGGTTCTCGCCGACAGCCCGGTGAATCCGGCGCTCAACATCCGCGCCTACAACCATGTTCTGGGCGAATCCGGGATCAGCTTCTTCGCGGTCCCCGAGCTCGCAGCACGCCATCGCGACGACTTTCCGCGTTCGCTCAACGGTGCACCGATGCTGATGCCGACGGCCTCGAGCTCACTCTATCGCGCACTCGAGCATTGGCTGGAGCGACACGACGTCAAGCCGCGCGTCGTCGCCGAGTTCGAAGATCGCGCGCTGATGAAGGTCTTCGGCGAGGCCGGGGCCGGCATCTTCACGACACCGACCGCGGTGGAGCAGGATATTCTCGCCAAGTACGGGGTCGCGCTGATCGCCCGGGTCGACGAGGTCAAAGAGCGCTATTACGCCATCTCCGCCGAGCGCCACATCAAGCACCCTGCGGTCTCGACGATCACGGAATCGGCACGGCACGACCTCTTCGGATTGCGGGGGTGA
- a CDS encoding CoA-binding protein has product MASNYEDFFNLGRFGVVGHTKAKPFPLLSYRRLKAMGKTVYPIDPSTMLVDRDPAYPTLASLPQPIDGLIIEVPKSETVDWVAAAADAGIGHVWIHMAHETPEATALAAEKGINLRTGTCAVMYLNPGPSVHGIHKLVMKLTGKY; this is encoded by the coding sequence ATGGCCTCGAACTACGAAGACTTCTTTAACCTCGGCCGATTCGGCGTCGTCGGACACACCAAAGCCAAGCCCTTTCCGCTCCTCAGTTATCGACGGCTGAAGGCGATGGGCAAGACCGTCTATCCGATCGATCCCAGCACCATGCTCGTCGACCGTGATCCCGCGTATCCCACGCTCGCGTCCTTACCCCAACCCATCGATGGCCTCATCATCGAGGTGCCGAAGTCGGAGACCGTGGACTGGGTTGCCGCGGCCGCGGATGCGGGGATCGGCCATGTCTGGATCCACATGGCTCACGAGACCCCGGAAGCGACGGCACTCGCCGCGGAGAAAGGCATCAATCTGCGCACCGGGACCTGTGCGGTCATGTATCTGAATCCGGGACCTTCAGTCCACGGCATCCACAAGCTCGTCATGAAGCTGACCGGGAAGTACTGA
- a CDS encoding BatD family protein encodes MIRLDRPSPRRARNTTGKRPQRPLLAVLLTMLYAVTLLAAPVLTTLMVVAPVLAQGTVSDGVRAEIDRERIAANETLILQLLGDGRLSGEPDLQVLETDFDILSRSQSERMSVLNGAVSHTREWRIELAPKRSGRLEIPALAWGDARSAPLTVEVVADAAADDPSAGPKPIFVRTETDTSTPYVQQAFHYRVQVLYREREAPQRAVLSEPQVEGATLERDGEDRSSVEVIDGQRYQVIERRYLVAPLQSGPLVIRGPRLEAVMPAPRPAERRAADDFDALFGAGPFPGLSGMTTSGRRIVERAPDLEIEVRAQPPGSSSPWLPAESVEISDEWIPASPRFQVGEPVTRVLTVTARGATAAQLPPLVLDPPDGAQIYPGQTRAEDLPGVGAPVGLRSLEVAFVPTRPGPVTLPEVRVPWWDTGEDRERVAIVPARTLEVAAAPAGTASGGSTGAFADAGESASDDAAAAQDPVDTDAEPRHSGTLASKAEDWVRRAIAGPIGLGVSALGLIGLGWLAALVWIKRGARGREAPDRVETRASPQALREARRRVERACLADDARGARLALLDWGRVRWAGQAPAGLGALARRLDDVAVAETLAQLDRALYAGAACAGAGAGTAWDGVGAWQALAPYLSGDEADTVSDRATALPELYPRRI; translated from the coding sequence TTGATTCGACTCGACCGGCCATCTCCTCGCCGCGCGCGCAACACGACCGGCAAACGGCCACAACGCCCGCTGCTCGCCGTCCTGCTCACGATGCTCTATGCCGTCACGCTGTTGGCGGCCCCGGTGTTGACCACTCTGATGGTCGTCGCGCCGGTGCTTGCCCAAGGCACGGTCTCCGACGGGGTGCGCGCCGAGATCGATCGCGAGCGCATCGCCGCGAACGAGACCCTGATCCTGCAACTTCTCGGCGACGGTCGACTCTCCGGAGAGCCCGATCTCCAGGTCCTGGAGACGGATTTCGACATCCTCAGCCGCAGCCAGAGCGAGCGCATGAGCGTTCTGAACGGCGCCGTGTCGCACACGCGCGAATGGCGCATCGAGCTTGCCCCCAAGCGATCGGGGCGACTGGAGATCCCCGCGCTGGCGTGGGGCGATGCGCGCAGCGCGCCACTGACGGTCGAGGTGGTCGCGGACGCCGCGGCCGACGACCCCTCCGCCGGCCCGAAGCCGATCTTCGTGCGGACCGAGACGGACACCTCCACACCCTACGTGCAGCAGGCGTTTCACTATCGGGTCCAGGTGCTCTACCGCGAGCGCGAAGCACCGCAGCGTGCGGTCCTCTCCGAGCCGCAGGTGGAGGGTGCGACGCTCGAGCGCGACGGCGAGGATCGCAGCTCGGTCGAGGTCATCGACGGCCAGCGTTATCAAGTCATCGAACGACGCTACCTCGTGGCGCCGCTGCAGAGCGGGCCCCTCGTCATTCGCGGTCCGCGGCTCGAGGCGGTGATGCCGGCGCCGCGGCCGGCAGAACGCCGCGCGGCCGACGATTTCGATGCGCTGTTCGGCGCCGGACCCTTTCCCGGGCTATCGGGGATGACGACCAGCGGACGACGGATCGTGGAGCGGGCGCCCGACCTGGAGATTGAGGTCCGTGCGCAGCCGCCCGGTTCCAGCTCGCCCTGGTTGCCGGCGGAGTCCGTCGAGATCTCCGACGAGTGGATCCCCGCGTCGCCGCGATTCCAGGTCGGCGAGCCGGTGACACGTGTCCTGACGGTCACCGCGCGCGGCGCCACCGCGGCCCAGCTGCCGCCGCTCGTGCTCGATCCGCCGGACGGCGCGCAGATCTACCCCGGTCAGACGCGCGCCGAGGACCTTCCCGGCGTCGGTGCGCCGGTCGGACTCAGGAGTCTCGAGGTGGCCTTCGTGCCGACCCGCCCCGGGCCCGTGACCCTTCCCGAGGTGCGTGTTCCCTGGTGGGATACGGGCGAGGATCGCGAGCGGGTGGCGATCGTGCCCGCCCGGACGCTGGAGGTGGCCGCTGCGCCGGCGGGGACCGCGAGCGGCGGGTCGACCGGGGCGTTCGCGGACGCGGGCGAGTCGGCGTCGGACGACGCGGCCGCGGCGCAGGATCCCGTCGACACGGACGCCGAGCCTCGACATTCCGGCACACTGGCGTCCAAGGCGGAGGACTGGGTGCGTCGGGCGATCGCCGGTCCGATCGGCCTCGGGGTTTCCGCGCTCGGCCTCATCGGTCTCGGTTGGCTCGCGGCCCTCGTCTGGATCAAACGGGGAGCGCGTGGTCGCGAGGCCCCGGATCGCGTCGAGACCCGCGCCTCGCCGCAGGCGCTGCGCGAGGCACGTCGGCGCGTCGAGCGGGCCTGCCTCGCCGACGACGCCCGCGGCGCGCGCCTGGCCTTGCTCGATTGGGGCCGGGTCCGCTGGGCCGGGCAGGCTCCGGCGGGGCTCGGCGCCTTGGCCCGGCGGCTGGACGATGTCGCAGTGGCCGAGACGCTGGCGCAACTCGACCGAGCCCTCTATGCGGGTGCCGCGTGCGCTGGCGCCGGGGCGGGGACGGCCTGGGACGGTGTCGGTGCCTGGCAGGCACTCGCGCCTTATCTGTCCGGCGACGAGGCGGATACCGTGTCCGATCGTGCGACGGCCCTGCCGGAGTTGTATCCGCGCCGGATCTGA
- a CDS encoding DUF58 domain-containing protein, with protein sequence MRSNPPKAKDAKTPHARAEGVLPELTELIALREQARRLDLAPRGRVLATRTGGHVARFRGRGMEFDESRVYQPGDDPRNMDWRVTARAGRPHVKLFREERERPVWLLVDQGPSMRFGTRIAFKSVVAARAAALLGWAAVDRGDRVGGLVFDETRHLERRPASRAAGLLPLLDRLASPSPAFSADAESSGQSGGYTSLGDAAGHLVRLVRPGSLVAVISDFADILRAQTRWMTELAAGCEVILLPVHDSIEIQAPPSGRYPVTDGRRRGLLDLTRSGSREAYEDLFRSRMEALERLARRNRAHLLRLTADAPVGPALALGLGGRGRLPAAGGFV encoded by the coding sequence ATGCGATCGAACCCCCCGAAGGCGAAGGACGCGAAGACGCCGCATGCGCGGGCCGAGGGCGTCCTCCCCGAGCTGACCGAGCTGATCGCGCTGCGCGAGCAGGCGCGGCGGCTCGATCTCGCGCCGCGCGGCCGGGTCCTGGCGACCCGCACCGGCGGCCATGTGGCGCGCTTTCGCGGGCGCGGCATGGAGTTCGACGAATCGCGCGTCTATCAGCCCGGCGACGACCCGCGCAACATGGACTGGCGTGTCACGGCCCGGGCCGGTCGTCCGCACGTCAAACTCTTCCGCGAGGAGCGCGAGCGTCCGGTCTGGCTGCTGGTCGACCAGGGGCCGTCCATGCGCTTCGGCACCCGCATCGCCTTCAAGTCCGTCGTCGCGGCGCGTGCGGCCGCGCTGCTCGGCTGGGCCGCGGTGGATCGCGGCGATCGGGTCGGCGGTCTGGTCTTCGACGAGACCCGCCATCTGGAGCGCCGCCCGGCCTCGCGTGCCGCGGGACTCCTGCCGCTCCTCGACCGTCTGGCAAGTCCGTCGCCCGCCTTCTCCGCAGACGCCGAGTCCTCCGGCCAGTCCGGCGGCTACACCTCGCTCGGGGACGCCGCGGGACACCTCGTCAGGCTGGTCCGCCCCGGCAGCTTGGTCGCCGTGATCAGCGATTTCGCCGACATCCTGCGCGCGCAGACACGCTGGATGACCGAGCTGGCCGCCGGCTGCGAGGTCATCCTCTTGCCGGTGCACGACAGCATCGAGATCCAGGCGCCGCCATCCGGACGCTACCCCGTGACCGACGGGCGCCGGCGCGGCCTGCTGGATCTGACCCGCTCCGGGAGCCGCGAGGCGTACGAAGACCTGTTTCGCAGTCGGATGGAGGCCCTCGAGCGGCTGGCGCGGCGCAACCGCGCCCACCTGCTGCGCCTGACCGCCGATGCCCCGGTCGGTCCCGCCCTGGCGCTCGGTCTCGGCGGGCGAGGGCGCTTGCCCGCCGCCGGGGGCTTCGTATGA
- a CDS encoding VWA domain-containing protein — translation MWPELQLLRPLWLLALIPAVILLVLLWRRPAGALLWCRLVDAHLLPHLLVGADHAPRRLPLWLLGLGWLLATLALAGPAWERVAQPVYGTSAARVILLDLSPSMNAADLRPSRLARARFEVMDLLKATEEGQVALLAFGPEPFVVSPLTRDAATISVQVPQLTTDLIPVPGARDTARALSAAGELLERASAHRGDIVLVTDGVGDMAAARFSVQALAAGGHRVSVLAVGTSEGAPVPLAPDGTRGFEPSSDGGVRIARLPESELRELARLGNGRYVESQAGDADTRVLMGLGSMDAELTEEPSLLSDQWREEGPWLLLVLLPFAALAFRRGWLLSILACVMILPPSPGWALEWSDFWFRADQQAAREFDAGANAEAAELFRDPAWRAAASYRAGDYERALAALSDVPDPDVDYNRGNALARLGRLDEAIAAYARVLERDAEHADARHNLELLEALRDAPPESSEDGEAGEGGEGADGDPADGSQGSSGNEPSGGGGDASDAPGSDDVQADASESPEDSDEQAGGDSDGADQTSEPGSERASAAEPGTDASSDQASPDRTETGPASSGKGGPAGDPGDIGPDDIAETEDVALPEDAPGGAAQHADGASDPTDEEPPSSDSALSDALGPEAQEREQAMEAQLRRVPDDPGGLLRQRFLLQHLRREGRLP, via the coding sequence GTGTGGCCTGAGCTGCAGCTTCTGCGTCCGCTCTGGCTGCTGGCCCTGATCCCGGCGGTGATCCTCCTCGTGTTGTTGTGGCGACGGCCGGCCGGAGCGCTGCTGTGGTGCCGCCTGGTCGATGCCCATCTGCTGCCGCATCTCCTGGTGGGCGCCGACCATGCACCGCGGCGTCTGCCGCTCTGGCTGTTGGGTCTCGGTTGGCTCCTGGCGACGCTGGCGCTGGCAGGACCGGCCTGGGAGCGTGTCGCGCAGCCCGTCTACGGGACGAGTGCGGCGCGGGTCATCCTGCTCGACCTCTCCCCAAGCATGAACGCGGCCGATCTGCGCCCATCCCGACTGGCGCGCGCCCGGTTCGAGGTCATGGATCTGCTCAAGGCAACGGAGGAAGGGCAGGTCGCACTGCTCGCCTTCGGCCCGGAGCCCTTCGTGGTCTCGCCGCTGACGCGGGATGCCGCGACCATCTCGGTCCAGGTGCCCCAGCTCACGACCGACCTCATCCCGGTGCCGGGTGCGCGCGATACCGCACGGGCCTTGAGTGCGGCCGGCGAGCTGCTGGAGCGTGCCTCCGCCCATCGCGGCGACATCGTCCTGGTGACCGACGGTGTCGGCGACATGGCTGCAGCCCGGTTTTCCGTGCAGGCGTTGGCGGCCGGCGGGCATCGCGTCTCGGTGCTCGCGGTCGGCACCTCCGAGGGTGCGCCCGTCCCCCTGGCCCCGGACGGAACACGCGGTTTCGAGCCCAGCAGCGACGGCGGGGTCCGCATCGCGCGCCTGCCCGAGTCCGAGCTGCGCGAGCTGGCCCGGCTCGGCAACGGCCGTTATGTGGAATCGCAGGCCGGCGACGCGGACACCCGCGTCCTCATGGGCCTCGGCTCGATGGATGCGGAGTTGACCGAAGAGCCGTCGTTGCTGTCCGATCAATGGCGCGAGGAGGGTCCTTGGTTGTTGCTCGTGCTCTTGCCCTTCGCTGCATTGGCCTTCCGGCGCGGATGGCTGCTGTCGATCCTCGCCTGTGTCATGATCCTGCCGCCGTCCCCCGGGTGGGCCTTGGAGTGGTCCGACTTCTGGTTCCGGGCCGATCAGCAGGCCGCCCGAGAATTCGACGCCGGCGCGAACGCCGAGGCGGCCGAGCTGTTTCGGGATCCGGCGTGGCGTGCCGCCGCCAGCTATCGGGCCGGCGATTACGAGCGTGCACTCGCGGCCTTGTCGGACGTGCCGGATCCGGATGTGGACTACAACCGCGGTAATGCACTCGCACGCCTCGGGCGGCTCGACGAGGCCATCGCCGCCTACGCGCGCGTGCTGGAACGCGATGCGGAGCATGCCGATGCGCGTCACAACCTGGAGCTGCTCGAGGCGCTGCGGGATGCGCCGCCCGAGTCGTCCGAGGACGGCGAAGCGGGCGAGGGTGGCGAGGGCGCCGACGGCGACCCCGCGGACGGGTCGCAAGGCTCCTCGGGCAACGAACCCTCGGGCGGCGGAGGAGATGCGTCAGACGCGCCCGGCAGCGACGACGTGCAAGCGGACGCGAGCGAGAGCCCCGAGGACTCGGACGAGCAGGCGGGCGGCGACTCGGACGGGGCCGATCAGACATCCGAGCCCGGATCCGAGCGGGCATCCGCAGCCGAGCCCGGGACAGACGCGTCATCCGATCAGGCATCGCCGGACCGAACCGAGACCGGACCCGCATCGAGCGGAAAGGGCGGGCCGGCCGGCGACCCCGGCGACATCGGTCCGGACGACATCGCCGAGACCGAGGATGTTGCGCTGCCGGAGGATGCGCCCGGCGGAGCGGCGCAGCACGCGGACGGGGCATCGGATCCGACTGACGAGGAGCCCCCTTCCTCGGACAGCGCCCTGTCGGACGCGCTCGGCCCCGAGGCACAGGAACGCGAGCAGGCGATGGAGGCGCAGTTGCGCCGCGTCCCGGATGACCCCGGTGGCTTGCTGCGACAGCGGTTTCTGCTGCAGCATCTGCGCCGCGAGGGGCGCTTGCCCTGA
- a CDS encoding MoxR family ATPase → MKEATTLDQITASQRDAATTAASNTGFTAADTSPDSLATEFAALRRQVGETILGQHGLIDRLLIALLADGHLLVEGAPGLAKTTAVKELAAGLEGDFHRIQFTPDLLPADLTGTEVYRPQDGTFRFDRGPIFHNLLLADEVNRAPAKVQSALLEAMGERQVTVGRETYPLPRLFLVMATQNPIEQEGTYPLPEAQLDRFLMHVRVDYPDIQTERAILRLNREEARRDRAAAPGVVLSQASVFAARHAILDLYMAPEVEDYLVHLVMATRKPEAYSPDLTGWLRFGASPRATIALDRCSRALAWLNGRSFVSPEDIQSLAPDVLRHRVLLSYEMEAEGRRPDDFIEALLARVPAP, encoded by the coding sequence ATGAAGGAAGCGACGACCTTGGATCAGATCACCGCCTCGCAACGCGATGCCGCAACGACGGCCGCGTCCAACACTGGTTTCACTGCTGCCGACACCTCGCCCGATTCACTCGCGACGGAATTCGCCGCACTGCGGCGCCAGGTCGGCGAGACCATCCTCGGTCAGCACGGCCTGATCGATCGGCTGCTGATCGCGCTGCTCGCCGACGGCCATCTGTTGGTCGAGGGCGCCCCCGGGCTGGCCAAGACCACGGCCGTGAAGGAGCTTGCCGCCGGGCTCGAGGGCGATTTCCATCGCATCCAGTTCACCCCGGATCTCTTGCCGGCCGACCTGACCGGGACCGAGGTCTATCGCCCCCAAGACGGGACCTTTCGGTTCGATCGCGGCCCGATCTTCCACAACCTGCTGCTCGCCGACGAGGTCAACCGTGCGCCGGCCAAGGTGCAGTCGGCCCTTCTGGAGGCGATGGGCGAGCGTCAGGTGACGGTCGGCCGCGAGACCTACCCGCTGCCGCGGCTTTTTCTGGTGATGGCCACCCAGAACCCGATCGAGCAGGAAGGCACCTATCCGTTGCCCGAGGCCCAGCTCGACCGCTTCCTGATGCATGTCCGGGTCGACTATCCGGATATCCAGACCGAGCGTGCCATCCTGCGGCTCAATCGCGAGGAGGCCCGGCGGGATCGCGCGGCGGCCCCCGGCGTCGTCCTGAGTCAGGCCAGCGTCTTTGCCGCACGGCACGCGATTCTCGATCTCTACATGGCCCCCGAGGTCGAGGATTATCTGGTCCACCTGGTGATGGCGACCCGCAAGCCCGAGGCCTACTCCCCGGACCTGACCGGGTGGCTGCGTTTCGGCGCGAGCCCGCGCGCGACCATCGCCCTGGACCGCTGCTCGCGCGCCCTGGCCTGGCTGAACGGGCGCAGCTTCGTCTCGCCCGAGGATATCCAGTCGCTCGCCCCGGATGTCCTGCGTCATCGCGTGCTCCTGTCCTACGAGATGGAGGCGGAAGGCCGTCGGCCGGACGACTTCATCGAGGCCTTGCTCGCACGCGTCCCGGCGCCTTAG
- a CDS encoding HAD hydrolase-like protein, with translation MSVHILFDFDGTLVDSLEVAFTAFRHVGPEFGCAPLSRERLERLRGMHALEVVHALGVPMYKLPQLATRMRRAMRADLMETAPIEGIGEVLETLLQRGHRLGILSSNARASVHEYVRRHRLPGLTSVVGGTGLFGKAGALRRQARIQGIAPGRLIYVGDELRDLEAARDARVRFAAVAWGYTPLESLAAAGPDFQCRHPRDLLSIDAGMP, from the coding sequence ATGTCGGTTCATATCCTGTTCGATTTCGACGGCACCCTTGTCGACAGTCTCGAGGTGGCCTTCACGGCCTTCCGGCACGTCGGCCCGGAGTTCGGGTGCGCGCCGTTGAGTCGGGAGCGGCTGGAGCGGCTCAGGGGGATGCACGCGCTCGAGGTGGTACATGCCTTGGGTGTGCCCATGTACAAGCTGCCGCAACTGGCGACACGGATGCGCCGTGCCATGCGTGCCGATCTGATGGAGACGGCCCCGATCGAGGGTATCGGCGAGGTGTTGGAGACGCTGCTGCAACGCGGGCATCGGTTGGGTATCCTGTCGTCGAACGCGCGGGCAAGCGTGCACGAGTACGTCCGACGGCATCGTCTGCCCGGTCTGACCAGCGTGGTCGGCGGAACCGGCCTCTTCGGCAAGGCCGGGGCATTGCGCCGACAGGCCCGCATCCAGGGCATCGCCCCCGGGCGCCTGATCTATGTGGGCGACGAGCTGCGCGATCTCGAGGCGGCGCGCGATGCGCGGGTCCGCTTCGCCGCCGTGGCGTGGGGCTACACGCCCTTGGAGAGTCTGGCCGCCGCAGGCCCCGACTTTCAGTGCCGTCATCCGCGCGATCTGCTCTCGATCGACGCCGGGATGCCCTGA
- a CDS encoding VWA domain-containing protein encodes MITLAWPLALLALPLPLLAIWLPRAPDEQGAALRFHLDPDLAAEVARGTRSTGSLNPRLILALVAWVLLVLAAARPEWVGEPVRLPVSGRDLMIALDISGSMEVADYELNNRMVSRIALVKAVAERFIARREQDRLGLILFGSRAYLMTPLTFDRTTVGTMLSEAVVGLAGRETAVGDALALAVKHLRDQPEDNRVVILMTDGANNAGHIEPLAAAELAAQAGVRVYTIGIGGGMAQSRSPFGGIPARAGSDFDPATLQRIAEMTGGRFFSAHAREQLEEIYAELDRLEPSERDERSLTPRRSLYMWPAAGALLLSLSLAAAPLLSAGARRRVA; translated from the coding sequence ATGATCACGCTGGCCTGGCCCCTCGCCCTCCTCGCCCTCCCTCTCCCGCTCTTGGCGATCTGGCTTCCGCGCGCCCCCGACGAGCAGGGCGCGGCCCTGCGCTTCCACTTGGATCCGGACCTCGCGGCGGAGGTTGCGCGTGGCACCCGAAGCACCGGCTCGCTGAATCCGCGCCTGATCCTCGCCTTGGTCGCCTGGGTCTTGCTGGTGCTCGCCGCGGCGCGTCCGGAATGGGTCGGGGAGCCCGTCAGACTCCCGGTCTCGGGTCGAGATCTGATGATCGCGCTCGACATCTCCGGGAGCATGGAGGTGGCCGACTACGAGCTGAACAACCGCATGGTCTCGCGCATCGCACTCGTAAAGGCGGTCGCGGAGCGATTCATCGCACGGCGCGAGCAGGATCGTCTCGGACTCATCCTCTTCGGCTCCCGGGCCTATCTGATGACGCCGCTCACCTTCGATCGCACCACGGTCGGGACCATGCTGAGCGAGGCGGTGGTCGGGCTGGCCGGTCGCGAGACCGCGGTGGGCGATGCCCTTGCCCTGGCGGTCAAGCATCTGCGCGACCAGCCGGAGGACAATCGCGTCGTTATCCTCATGACCGACGGCGCCAACAACGCCGGGCACATCGAGCCGCTCGCCGCCGCGGAGCTGGCGGCTCAGGCCGGCGTGCGCGTCTACACCATCGGGATCGGCGGCGGGATGGCGCAGTCGCGCTCGCCCTTCGGCGGTATTCCGGCGCGGGCGGGCAGCGATTTCGATCCGGCGACGCTCCAGCGCATCGCCGAGATGACCGGCGGGCGCTTCTTCTCGGCCCATGCCCGCGAGCAGCTCGAAGAGATCTACGCCGAGCTCGATCGACTCGAGCCGAGCGAGCGCGACGAGCGCTCGCTCACGCCGAGACGCTCGCTCTACATGTGGCCGGCGGCCGGCGCGCTGCTCCTGAGCCTAAGCTTGGCGGCCGCGCCGCTGCTGTCCGCGGGGGCACGTCGTCGTGTGGCCTGA
- a CDS encoding DUF4381 domain-containing protein — protein sequence MVAAGPGWWISAALFLALLLWVAGVRWRRHRRRGAAARSALRELAELRAAVRADGDTRAFVAALSRLLRRLALARFPREQVAGLTGDAWLAFLDATGGGEGFRQGPGRALADLVYGATRADDPPPNPDALAALAESWICANRRHRGPAVRAAGGTPADPEVATR from the coding sequence ATGGTGGCCGCCGGCCCCGGTTGGTGGATCTCCGCCGCCCTGTTCCTGGCGCTTCTGCTGTGGGTGGCCGGCGTGCGCTGGCGCCGGCATCGGCGTCGGGGTGCCGCCGCCCGTTCGGCCCTGCGCGAGCTCGCCGAGCTGCGGGCCGCGGTCCGGGCCGACGGCGACACCCGTGCCTTCGTCGCCGCACTCTCGCGTCTGCTGCGCCGGCTCGCCCTCGCACGCTTCCCGCGCGAGCAGGTCGCCGGACTCACCGGGGATGCCTGGCTGGCCTTCCTGGATGCGACCGGCGGCGGGGAGGGCTTTCGTCAAGGGCCGGGTCGGGCACTCGCCGACCTGGTCTACGGCGCGACCCGCGCCGACGATCCACCGCCGAATCCGGATGCCTTGGCCGCTTTGGCGGAAAGCTGGATCTGCGCCAACCGTCGCCACCGCGGCCCCGCAGTTCGCGCAGCCGGGGGAACGCCTGCCGACCCAGAGGTCGCAACGAGATGA
- a CDS encoding CDGSH iron-sulfur domain-containing protein, producing MSKKRQLDFAGKEIDVRFDGRLCIHVGECGHAEGDLFVAERQPWCMPDEVSKAEVREIVERCPSGALTYTDKAGVPETAPAENTLTVACNGPLYLTGDLQIEGAAEDMPGVRFRAALCRCGASKNKPFCDNSHVEAKFEDYGAVGKKGPGLTATGGKLGVEMRPDGPLVLTGNLSIRAGSGRLAWQGDKAFLCRCGASQNKPFCDGTHKKVGFKG from the coding sequence ATGAGCAAGAAACGACAACTGGACTTCGCGGGGAAGGAGATCGACGTCCGGTTCGACGGGCGTCTCTGCATCCATGTCGGCGAATGCGGTCACGCCGAGGGCGACCTCTTCGTGGCCGAGCGTCAGCCCTGGTGCATGCCGGACGAGGTGTCGAAGGCGGAGGTCCGCGAGATCGTCGAGCGCTGTCCGAGCGGCGCCTTGACCTACACCGACAAGGCCGGCGTCCCGGAGACGGCGCCTGCGGAAAACACCCTGACCGTCGCCTGCAACGGTCCGCTCTATCTCACCGGCGACCTGCAGATCGAAGGTGCCGCAGAAGACATGCCCGGCGTGCGTTTCCGGGCGGCGCTCTGTCGGTGCGGGGCGTCCAAGAACAAACCGTTCTGCGACAACAGTCATGTCGAGGCCAAGTTCGAGGACTATGGTGCCGTGGGCAAGAAAGGGCCGGGGCTCACCGCGACGGGCGGCAAGCTCGGCGTGGAGATGCGGCCCGACGGCCCGCTGGTCCTGACCGGAAACCTGAGCATCCGCGCCGGCAGCGGTCGGCTCGCCTGGCAGGGCGACAAGGCGTTTCTGTGTCGCTGCGGGGCATCGCAGAACAAGCCGTTTTGCGACGGGACGCATAAGAAGGTTGGCTTCAAGGGCTGA